The following coding sequences are from one Panicum hallii strain FIL2 chromosome 5, PHallii_v3.1, whole genome shotgun sequence window:
- the LOC112893830 gene encoding pectin acetylesterase 3-like isoform X2 → MDGTPPAYHLDPGSGAGNNSWIVNLEGGGWCNNVRACQFRRTSRRGSSDLMEKEIPFGGIMSSSPADNPDFYNWNRVKLRYCDGASFAGEGFDKENGFYFRGQRIWDAVIRHLLSIGMASADQVLLTGCSAGGLAVILHCDEFQAFFPHTTTVKCLADAGLFLDAVDVSGGRSLRSYYSDIVAMQGVAPNLPPACTARLDSTSCFFPQNVIDGIKTPIFLLNAAYDVWQIQESLAPNGADPSGAWRACKSNRSACDASQMKFLQDFRDQMVASVRGFSGSGSSGLFINSCFAHCQSELPATWSNAAAGSPAIQNKGIARSVGDWYFGRAEVKAIDCPYPCDGTCRHII, encoded by the exons ATGGATGGAACGCCGCCTGCTTACCACTTGGATCCTGGCTCCGGGGCAGGGAATAACAGCTGGATTGTAAACCTTgag GGAGGCGGCTGGTGCAACAACGTGAGGGCCTGCCAGTTCCGCAGGACCAGCCGGCGCGGCTCGTCGGACCTCATGGAGAAGGAGATCCCCTTCGGCGGCATCATGAGCAGCAGCCCCGCCGACAATCCTG ATTTCTACAACTGGAATCGGGTGAAGCTACGCTACTGCGACGGCGCTTCCTTCGCCGGCGAAGGCTTCGACAAG GAGAACGGGTTTTACTTCCGGGGGCAGCGCATCTGGGACGCCGTCATCAGGCACCTCCTCTCCATCGGGATGGCCTCTGCAGACCAGGTGCTGCTCACCGGCTGCTCTGCCGGCGGCCTGGCGGTGATACTCCACTGCGACGAGTTCCAAGCCTTCTTCCCGCACACCACCACCGTCAAGTGCCTCGCCGACGCCGGCCTCTTCCTCGACGC CGTGGACGTCTCCGGTGGCCGCAGCCTGAGATCCTACTACTCCGACATCGTGGCGATGCAGGGCGTGGCTCCCAACCTGCCGCCGGCCTGCACCGCTCGGCTCGACAGCACCTCG TGCTTCTTCCCTCAGAACGTGATCGACGGCATAAAGACCCCAATCTTCCTACTAAACGCAGCGTACGACGTCTGGCAG ATACAGGAGAGCCTGGCGCCCAACGGAGCTGACCCCAGCGGCGCCTGGCGAGCCTGCAAGTCCAACCGCTCCGCTTGCGACGCGTCCCAGATGAAGTTCCTGCAAG ATTTCAGGGACCAGATGGTCGCATCCGTGAGAGGCTTCTCCGGTTCCGGAAGCAGCGGCCTGTTCATCAACTCCTGCTTCGCGCACTGCCAGTCCGAGCTGCCGGCCACCTGGAGCAACGCAGCAGCCGGCTCCCCCGCCATTCAGAACAAG GGGATCGCAAGATCAGTTGGGGATTGGTACTTCGGCCGGGCTGAAGTGAAGGCGATCGACTGCCCCTACCCCTGCGACGGAACATGCCGCCACATCATATGA
- the LOC112893830 gene encoding pectin acetylesterase 3-like isoform X1, protein MGEAGFVGRRPCRPLLVVAVLAVVLLGSCCAEAAADDKISSSRKGATGGSRRRRTSRRRAEAAGPLMVPITVLKSAVDDGAVCMDGTPPAYHLDPGSGAGNNSWIVNLEGGGWCNNVRACQFRRTSRRGSSDLMEKEIPFGGIMSSSPADNPDFYNWNRVKLRYCDGASFAGEGFDKENGFYFRGQRIWDAVIRHLLSIGMASADQVLLTGCSAGGLAVILHCDEFQAFFPHTTTVKCLADAGLFLDAVDVSGGRSLRSYYSDIVAMQGVAPNLPPACTARLDSTSCFFPQNVIDGIKTPIFLLNAAYDVWQIQESLAPNGADPSGAWRACKSNRSACDASQMKFLQDFRDQMVASVRGFSGSGSSGLFINSCFAHCQSELPATWSNAAAGSPAIQNKGIARSVGDWYFGRAEVKAIDCPYPCDGTCRHII, encoded by the exons ATGGGGGAAGCTGGGTTTGTTGGCAGACGACCCTGCAGGCCGCTTCTCGTTGTCGCtgtcctcgccgtcgtcctcctCGGAAGCTGCTGCGCCGAGGCCGCGGCGGATGACAAGATCAGCAGCAGCCGCAAGGGCGCCacaggcggcagcaggaggaggaggaccagcAGGCGgcgggccgaggcggcggggcCGCTGATGGTGCCCATCACCGTCCTCAAGTCCGCCGTCGACGACGGAGCAG TGTGCATGGATGGAACGCCGCCTGCTTACCACTTGGATCCTGGCTCCGGGGCAGGGAATAACAGCTGGATTGTAAACCTTgag GGAGGCGGCTGGTGCAACAACGTGAGGGCCTGCCAGTTCCGCAGGACCAGCCGGCGCGGCTCGTCGGACCTCATGGAGAAGGAGATCCCCTTCGGCGGCATCATGAGCAGCAGCCCCGCCGACAATCCTG ATTTCTACAACTGGAATCGGGTGAAGCTACGCTACTGCGACGGCGCTTCCTTCGCCGGCGAAGGCTTCGACAAG GAGAACGGGTTTTACTTCCGGGGGCAGCGCATCTGGGACGCCGTCATCAGGCACCTCCTCTCCATCGGGATGGCCTCTGCAGACCAGGTGCTGCTCACCGGCTGCTCTGCCGGCGGCCTGGCGGTGATACTCCACTGCGACGAGTTCCAAGCCTTCTTCCCGCACACCACCACCGTCAAGTGCCTCGCCGACGCCGGCCTCTTCCTCGACGC CGTGGACGTCTCCGGTGGCCGCAGCCTGAGATCCTACTACTCCGACATCGTGGCGATGCAGGGCGTGGCTCCCAACCTGCCGCCGGCCTGCACCGCTCGGCTCGACAGCACCTCG TGCTTCTTCCCTCAGAACGTGATCGACGGCATAAAGACCCCAATCTTCCTACTAAACGCAGCGTACGACGTCTGGCAG ATACAGGAGAGCCTGGCGCCCAACGGAGCTGACCCCAGCGGCGCCTGGCGAGCCTGCAAGTCCAACCGCTCCGCTTGCGACGCGTCCCAGATGAAGTTCCTGCAAG ATTTCAGGGACCAGATGGTCGCATCCGTGAGAGGCTTCTCCGGTTCCGGAAGCAGCGGCCTGTTCATCAACTCCTGCTTCGCGCACTGCCAGTCCGAGCTGCCGGCCACCTGGAGCAACGCAGCAGCCGGCTCCCCCGCCATTCAGAACAAG GGGATCGCAAGATCAGTTGGGGATTGGTACTTCGGCCGGGCTGAAGTGAAGGCGATCGACTGCCCCTACCCCTGCGACGGAACATGCCGCCACATCATATGA